In Haloplanus rubicundus, one DNA window encodes the following:
- a CDS encoding cytochrome ubiquinol oxidase subunit I, with the protein MVDPVIASRLQFALTTIVHIIFPVVSMGLAPFLLYFTWKDIRTGEPVYEQLRRFWTRIFAVSFVVGTVTGIVLEFEFGTNFAAFATTAGPLFGGPLAVEGMMAFMLEATFLGVFVFGRERVGDALYMISAVAVGLGTWLSAVWILIANSWMQMPRGYELVTRNGEQVIHLVDPIAAYATPRFFWMFVHMQNASVESVSLAMAGLSAYFVFKHHVWERPVDHVTFWETTLKIAVVGLLITAPLQVFHGDLYARHVYETQPQKFAAMEAVWETDSYVPEYLIAFPTSIESLLDPRAKEIFGIGIPGGASWLASGGDPQATIRGLEEFEGPQPPVAVVFWSFRIMVALGFWFVTLAFWSGYRWYRGELFADDLLHKALMASSPLGVLAVELGWVVTEVGRQPWIIQGVMKTSEGVSPGLTGAEATATLVGFAAAYLGLLTLYGYVITRLIRAGPPDRADLVTTAPTESEVAADD; encoded by the coding sequence ATGGTTGATCCAGTCATCGCCAGCCGACTCCAGTTTGCGCTTACGACCATCGTCCACATCATCTTCCCCGTGGTCAGTATGGGTCTCGCACCCTTCCTGCTCTACTTCACGTGGAAGGACATCCGAACCGGCGAACCGGTGTACGAGCAGTTACGCCGGTTCTGGACGCGCATCTTCGCCGTCAGTTTCGTCGTCGGAACCGTGACGGGCATCGTCCTCGAGTTCGAGTTCGGGACCAACTTCGCCGCCTTCGCGACGACGGCCGGTCCGCTGTTCGGCGGCCCACTCGCCGTCGAGGGGATGATGGCGTTCATGCTCGAAGCCACCTTCCTCGGCGTCTTCGTCTTCGGCCGGGAGCGCGTCGGCGACGCGCTCTACATGATTTCTGCCGTTGCCGTCGGTCTCGGCACCTGGCTCTCCGCGGTCTGGATTCTCATCGCTAACTCGTGGATGCAGATGCCGCGGGGGTACGAGCTGGTCACCCGGAACGGCGAGCAGGTGATCCACCTCGTCGACCCCATCGCGGCCTACGCCACCCCCCGATTCTTCTGGATGTTCGTCCACATGCAGAACGCCTCGGTCGAGTCGGTGTCGCTCGCGATGGCGGGGCTGAGCGCCTACTTCGTCTTCAAACACCACGTCTGGGAACGCCCAGTCGACCACGTGACCTTCTGGGAGACGACGCTCAAAATCGCCGTCGTCGGCCTACTGATCACCGCGCCACTGCAGGTGTTTCACGGTGACCTCTACGCCCGCCACGTCTACGAGACCCAGCCCCAGAAGTTCGCGGCGATGGAGGCCGTCTGGGAGACGGACTCCTACGTCCCCGAGTATCTGATCGCGTTCCCGACGAGCATAGAGAGCCTGCTCGATCCGCGGGCGAAGGAAATTTTCGGTATCGGCATCCCCGGCGGCGCCTCGTGGCTCGCGAGCGGCGGCGACCCGCAGGCGACCATCCGGGGCTTGGAGGAGTTCGAGGGACCACAACCCCCCGTCGCGGTCGTCTTCTGGTCGTTCCGTATCATGGTCGCGCTCGGGTTCTGGTTCGTCACGCTCGCGTTCTGGAGCGGCTACCGCTGGTACCGGGGTGAACTCTTCGCGGACGACCTGTTGCACAAGGCGCTGATGGCGTCGTCGCCACTCGGCGTCCTCGCGGTCGAACTCGGCTGGGTCGTCACCGAAGTCGGCCGTCAGCCGTGGATCATCCAGGGAGTGATGAAGACGAGCGAGGGGGTCTCGCCCGGCCTCACCGGCGCCGAGGCGACGGCCACGCTCGTCGGCTTCGCCGCCGCCTATCTCGGCTTGCTCACGCTCTATGGCTACGTGATCACCCGTCTGATCCGGGCCGGCCCGCCGGATCGGGCCGACCTCGTGACGACGGCGCCGACCGAGAGCGAGGTGGCCGCCGATGACTAG
- a CDS encoding ABC transporter ATP-binding protein: MTDETYLRATGVDRTFGDVTALADVSVEIPGGSVVALIGPNGSGKTTLLRVLAGLLSPTDGDVTYEGPSATRPLGYLPQEPAFRPGFTTAETAAFYARLVDDDPTDLLDRVGLGSVPDRRVEALSGGMTRLLGIAQALAGDPPVLALDEPASGLDPVMSRRVFDILESLAEDGHAVVVTSHDLPLVERSADRVIVLDRGAVVAADTPAALRDRTGGPLHETFASLVEADDAVSVRTEVTR, from the coding sequence GTGACCGACGAGACCTACCTGCGCGCGACGGGGGTGGACCGGACCTTCGGCGACGTGACCGCCCTCGCCGACGTCTCGGTCGAGATCCCGGGGGGAAGCGTCGTCGCGCTGATCGGCCCGAACGGCTCGGGAAAGACCACGCTCCTGCGGGTGCTCGCCGGGCTCCTCTCCCCCACCGACGGCGACGTGACCTACGAGGGGCCGTCGGCGACCCGTCCGCTCGGCTATCTGCCCCAGGAACCGGCGTTCCGGCCGGGGTTTACGACGGCCGAGACGGCGGCGTTCTACGCGCGTCTCGTCGACGACGATCCGACCGACCTGCTCGACCGGGTGGGGCTCGGGAGCGTCCCGGACCGCCGCGTCGAGGCGCTTTCGGGCGGCATGACGCGCCTCCTCGGCATCGCACAGGCGCTCGCCGGCGATCCGCCGGTGCTCGCGCTCGACGAACCGGCCAGCGGGCTGGACCCGGTGATGAGCCGACGGGTGTTCGACATCCTCGAGTCGCTCGCCGAGGACGGCCACGCCGTCGTCGTCACGTCACACGACCTGCCGCTGGTCGAGCGGTCGGCCGATCGGGTGATCGTCCTCGATCGCGGCGCCGTCGTCGCGGCCGACACGCCCGCGGCGCTCCGTGACCGCACCGGCGGCCCGCTCCACGAGACGTTCGCGAGCCTCGTCGAGGCCGACGACGCCGTCTCCGTTCGGACGGAGGTGACGCGATGA
- a CDS encoding ABC transporter permease subunit yields MTGPLDAFWAVFAREVRGAARSRTYLLLALALALVVFGLAGAGNGPSAGYVPTVVDVLLVVEVLVPAVAFAVGYRSITDDAVRGTLDVLATYPLPPWAYVVGVYAGRAVALLSVVLVPLLVLGGVVAVSAGPDTAVFATHRGVDSPLLFVRFLALTAGFALTALAMAVAISALADSRRRAILLALVGLLVVAVGADVTVLRALAGGLVDADLGTLLGVSPASAYRGLVFETVLYVAFSERAGFVSVPVAATGLLAWSLASLLVATLAVGSRRA; encoded by the coding sequence ATGACCGGCCCCCTGGATGCGTTCTGGGCGGTCTTCGCCCGCGAGGTCCGCGGCGCCGCCCGGAGTCGAACGTATCTCCTGCTGGCGCTGGCGCTGGCGCTCGTCGTCTTCGGCCTCGCGGGGGCCGGGAACGGGCCGTCCGCGGGCTACGTCCCGACGGTGGTGGACGTGTTACTCGTCGTCGAGGTGCTCGTCCCGGCCGTCGCCTTCGCCGTCGGCTACCGATCGATCACCGACGACGCGGTCCGCGGGACGCTGGACGTCCTCGCGACGTATCCGCTCCCGCCGTGGGCGTACGTCGTCGGCGTCTACGCCGGCCGTGCCGTTGCCCTCCTGTCGGTCGTGCTGGTGCCGCTCCTGGTTCTCGGCGGCGTCGTCGCCGTGAGTGCCGGTCCCGACACGGCGGTGTTCGCCACCCACCGTGGCGTCGACTCGCCGCTGCTGTTCGTCCGATTCCTGGCGCTCACCGCCGGCTTCGCGCTCACGGCACTGGCGATGGCCGTCGCCATCTCCGCGCTCGCCGACTCCCGTCGGCGGGCCATCCTCTTGGCGCTCGTCGGTCTGCTGGTCGTGGCCGTCGGCGCCGACGTGACCGTCCTGCGAGCGTTGGCGGGCGGTCTCGTCGACGCCGACCTCGGCACGCTCCTCGGCGTCTCGCCCGCGAGCGCCTACCGCGGGCTGGTGTTCGAGACGGTGCTCTACGTCGCGTTCTCGGAGCGTGCAGGCTTCGTCTCGGTGCCCGTCGCTGCCACCGGCCTCCTCGCGTGGAGCCTCGCCTCGCTCCTCGTCGCCACCCTCGCCGTGGGGAGTCGGCGCGCCTAG
- the cydB gene encoding cytochrome d ubiquinol oxidase subunit II, giving the protein MTSVETLSSGPLFGLPLPDLWFGLLFFIFATFLFLDGFDFGVGALFVTREDAAEREQFLAAIGPFWDGNEVWLVVFGGALFAAFPPVYANLFSRHYLLMFAILGALLLRGLAPEMYEQRHDERWQRWWGRSFVAGSLATPFFLGLFTANWLLGSTALVTLPGVLVGLTVVALTVVDGVAFLRLKTRGDLRADLQADGYRALAAYLVLVVATLAGIYALAPSLRATMRSPLVLGLVGLTLVLAAAYALATRRNRYYLAFVAAAGLVFALVAVVAALLYPSVDPATGLTVEAAIVPTLSLNLMSIGAALLLPLVFVYFVVLYSAFSGPIEAEESY; this is encoded by the coding sequence ATGACTAGCGTCGAAACGCTGTCGAGCGGCCCGCTCTTTGGCCTCCCGCTTCCCGACCTCTGGTTCGGCCTCCTCTTTTTCATCTTCGCGACCTTCCTCTTTCTCGATGGCTTCGACTTCGGCGTCGGCGCCCTCTTCGTCACTCGCGAGGACGCGGCCGAACGGGAGCAGTTTCTCGCCGCCATCGGCCCGTTCTGGGACGGCAACGAGGTGTGGCTGGTCGTCTTCGGCGGCGCCCTCTTTGCCGCCTTTCCCCCCGTCTACGCCAACCTGTTCAGCCGCCACTATCTGCTGATGTTCGCCATCCTCGGGGCGCTCCTGCTCCGCGGCCTCGCGCCCGAGATGTACGAACAGCGCCACGACGAGCGGTGGCAGCGCTGGTGGGGACGGTCGTTCGTCGCCGGCAGCCTCGCCACCCCATTTTTCCTCGGGCTGTTCACCGCCAACTGGCTCCTCGGCTCGACGGCGCTCGTCACGCTCCCGGGCGTCCTCGTCGGCCTGACCGTCGTCGCGCTGACCGTCGTCGACGGCGTCGCCTTCCTGCGCTTGAAGACTCGCGGTGACCTGCGCGCCGACTTGCAGGCCGACGGCTACCGTGCCCTCGCGGCCTACCTCGTACTGGTGGTCGCGACGCTCGCCGGCATCTACGCCCTCGCGCCCAGTCTCCGGGCGACGATGCGCTCGCCGCTCGTCCTCGGCCTCGTGGGACTCACGCTCGTCCTCGCCGCCGCGTACGCGCTAGCGACGCGACGGAATCGGTACTACCTCGCCTTCGTCGCGGCTGCGGGCCTCGTGTTCGCCCTCGTCGCCGTCGTCGCGGCGCTTCTCTACCCGTCGGTCGACCCCGCGACGGGGCTGACCGTCGAGGCGGCCATCGTGCCGACGCTCTCGCTCAACCTCATGTCCATCGGCGCCGCGCTCCTCCTGCCGCTGGTGTTCGTCTACTTCGTCGTCCTCTATTCCGCGTTCAGCGGCCCGATCGAGGCGGAGGAGTCGTACTGA
- a CDS encoding PfkB family carbohydrate kinase, giving the protein MGRVVSLGSINVDHVRRASDAELASLAERYDWFPRQGQTVRVETLPDEFAPDTDEITHGGKGANQAVAAAAAGATTTMLGVVGTDHERFGVRPALTDAGVDADRVGVADAPTGAAYVFVDPSGDNRIVVNPGANAAVDDAYVDAHYDAVRDADCLLLQNEIPAEPVAALLDDLAAESTRPTVILDPAPPAGVDPLLGRDAVDYLTPNEGEYAALADALDAYDGVVVRKRGGDPLIVTAGDDRFTVDPPTVDPADTTGAGDVLNGYLAARLAAGASLRDAVETAVVAGSMATRTAGARAGIPTLDEVRAFRTE; this is encoded by the coding sequence ATGGGTCGGGTCGTCAGCCTCGGGAGCATCAACGTCGACCACGTTCGGCGGGCGTCCGACGCCGAACTCGCGTCGCTCGCGGAGCGGTACGACTGGTTTCCGAGACAGGGACAGACCGTCCGCGTCGAGACGCTTCCGGACGAGTTCGCCCCCGATACCGACGAGATAACTCACGGTGGCAAGGGCGCGAATCAGGCCGTGGCGGCCGCCGCCGCCGGCGCCACGACGACGATGCTCGGCGTCGTCGGCACGGACCACGAGCGGTTCGGCGTCCGCCCCGCCCTCACCGACGCCGGCGTCGACGCCGACCGGGTCGGCGTCGCCGACGCCCCGACCGGGGCGGCATACGTCTTCGTCGACCCGAGCGGCGACAACCGCATCGTCGTCAACCCCGGCGCCAACGCGGCCGTAGACGACGCGTACGTGGACGCCCACTACGACGCCGTCCGCGACGCGGACTGTCTGCTCCTCCAGAACGAGATTCCGGCCGAACCGGTCGCGGCGTTGCTCGACGACCTGGCGGCCGAGTCGACCCGGCCGACGGTGATCCTCGACCCCGCGCCGCCGGCGGGCGTCGACCCGTTGCTCGGTCGCGACGCAGTCGACTATCTCACGCCGAACGAGGGCGAGTACGCGGCCCTCGCCGACGCCCTCGACGCGTACGACGGGGTCGTCGTCCGCAAACGCGGCGGCGACCCGCTGATCGTGACGGCGGGCGACGACCGATTCACGGTCGACCCCCCGACCGTCGACCCCGCCGACACCACCGGCGCCGGCGACGTGTTGAACGGCTATCTCGCGGCGCGTCTCGCCGCCGGCGCGTCGTTGCGGGACGCCGTCGAGACGGCCGTCGTCGCCGGATCGATGGCGACGCGGACGGCGGGTGCTCGGGCGGGGATTCCGACCCTCGACGAGGTGCGGGCGTTCCGGACTGAGTGA
- a CDS encoding M20 family metallopeptidase, with protein MVTDAGESGASLGERVASLTADLVEYRTTEDRPAEIDACLSHVLDFFADEAVDVERFDHAGVPSAVVSLDGSRSPELVFHGHLDVVSAADSLFTPRYIDDGELSGRGTADMKGGLAAMMHVVRDLSRRADPPSLALMVVTDEERGGHHGARYLLDEAGYDPAFCITGEPNNLDGYLDIVHRQKGVIRLDLTATGASAHAATPEQGENAIAALMDANPEIRAVFAAEDDDWPTTVNYGLIEGGTSVNQVPDTATLRLDVRYPDADARDRVLTALRAIDGLTVESAGHGAPVDTDPDDPYVRGLQRHAERVIGRDVNLVRKPHTSDLRHFAAHGVPGVAFGPEAYGSHEGYEYLVLDSVPDYCRTLAAFAEGAPYSSSSQ; from the coding sequence ATGGTAACCGACGCCGGGGAGTCGGGAGCGTCGCTCGGGGAACGGGTGGCGTCGCTGACGGCCGATCTCGTGGAGTACCGCACGACCGAGGACCGCCCCGCGGAGATCGACGCCTGCCTCTCGCACGTCCTCGACTTCTTCGCGGACGAGGCGGTCGACGTCGAGCGGTTCGACCACGCGGGCGTCCCCTCGGCCGTCGTCTCGCTCGATGGGTCGCGGTCGCCGGAACTCGTCTTCCACGGTCACCTCGACGTGGTGTCGGCCGCCGACTCCCTGTTCACGCCGCGATACATCGACGACGGCGAACTCTCGGGTCGCGGGACGGCCGACATGAAAGGCGGGCTGGCGGCCATGATGCACGTCGTACGCGACCTGTCGCGGCGCGCCGATCCGCCGTCGCTCGCGCTGATGGTCGTCACCGACGAGGAACGCGGCGGCCACCACGGCGCCCGCTACCTCCTCGACGAGGCCGGCTACGACCCCGCCTTCTGTATCACGGGCGAACCCAACAACCTCGACGGCTACCTGGATATCGTCCACCGACAGAAGGGGGTGATTCGGCTCGATCTGACCGCGACCGGGGCGTCGGCCCACGCGGCGACGCCGGAACAGGGCGAGAACGCCATCGCGGCCCTCATGGACGCCAACCCCGAGATACGGGCGGTGTTCGCGGCCGAGGACGACGACTGGCCGACGACCGTCAACTACGGCCTGATCGAGGGCGGCACGTCCGTCAATCAGGTGCCGGACACGGCGACGCTCCGACTCGACGTACGGTATCCCGACGCCGACGCCCGAGACCGAGTGTTGACCGCGCTCCGGGCCATCGACGGTCTGACCGTCGAGAGCGCCGGCCACGGGGCGCCGGTCGACACCGACCCCGACGACCCGTACGTCCGTGGCCTCCAGCGCCACGCCGAACGGGTGATCGGCCGGGACGTGAACCTCGTCCGAAAACCGCACACGAGCGACCTGCGTCACTTCGCCGCCCACGGCGTTCCGGGCGTGGCGTTCGGGCCGGAGGCCTACGGCTCCCACGAGGGCTACGAGTATCTCGTCCTCGACAGCGTCCCCGACTACTGCCGGACGCTCGCGGCCTTCGCCGAGGGCGCGCCCTACAGTTCGAGTTCCCAGTAA
- a CDS encoding nitrous oxide reductase accessory protein NosL: MDGHARNTSRRRVLLGTATALGVGIAGCLGSSDRPAPISLDASLSCDQCGMVIDQQPGPSGQTYYRDNSPEGHDPPARFCSTVCTFRHRFATEGRGWQPQVTYLTDYATVDYRVRREGGAQVISAHLAAEHFAATEDLEVVVGSDVEGAMGPAIVPFGDGDAAAEFASTYGGDVIAAEAVSRELVAQG, encoded by the coding sequence ATGGACGGACACGCTCGCAACACGTCGCGCCGACGCGTCCTCCTCGGCACGGCAACCGCCCTCGGCGTCGGGATCGCCGGCTGTCTGGGTTCCTCGGACCGCCCGGCACCCATCTCGCTGGACGCATCGCTGAGTTGCGACCAGTGTGGGATGGTCATCGACCAGCAGCCGGGGCCGTCCGGACAGACCTACTACCGCGACAACAGCCCCGAGGGACACGACCCACCCGCGCGCTTCTGTAGCACGGTGTGTACCTTTCGTCACCGATTCGCGACCGAGGGCCGTGGCTGGCAGCCACAGGTGACGTATCTCACCGACTACGCTACCGTCGACTACCGAGTCCGCCGGGAGGGTGGCGCGCAGGTCATCTCGGCACATCTCGCCGCCGAGCACTTCGCCGCCACCGAGGACCTAGAGGTGGTGGTCGGGTCGGACGTGGAGGGGGCGATGGGACCCGCCATCGTCCCCTTCGGCGACGGCGACGCCGCCGCGGAGTTCGCGTCGACGTACGGCGGTGACGTCATCGCCGCGGAGGCCGTCTCGCGGGAACTGGTCGCGCAGGGCTGA
- a CDS encoding winged helix-turn-helix transcriptional regulator, with translation MTDVRRRVREHVRANPGVHFNALARNLDIATGQAQYHLHRLGRRDDVVAERIRGRTHYFLPEYDAWERRTLALYRRETDRELVTLLLDEGRLPAATLADRLGLARSTVSWHLDSLSNAGVVETSRGARGRIEVSLARPAATDRLRREVAPSVAGGAAPADGGGYGVADADD, from the coding sequence ATGACCGACGTTCGCCGGCGGGTGCGCGAACACGTCCGGGCCAACCCCGGCGTCCACTTCAACGCCCTCGCGCGGAACCTCGACATCGCGACCGGGCAGGCGCAGTACCACCTCCACCGCCTCGGCCGGCGCGACGACGTCGTCGCCGAGCGGATTCGGGGACGGACTCACTACTTCCTCCCCGAATACGACGCCTGGGAGCGTCGGACGCTCGCGCTCTACCGTCGAGAGACCGACCGTGAACTCGTCACGCTCCTGCTCGACGAGGGCCGACTCCCGGCCGCGACGCTCGCCGACCGCCTCGGCCTCGCGCGGAGTACGGTCTCCTGGCATCTCGATTCGCTGTCGAACGCCGGCGTCGTCGAGACGAGTCGTGGCGCCCGGGGACGGATCGAGGTGTCGCTCGCCCGACCCGCGGCGACCGACCGGCTCCGCCGAGAGGTGGCGCCCTCGGTCGCTGGGGGGGCCGCCCCCGCCGACGGCGGGGGCTACGGCGTCGCCGACGCGGACGACTAG
- a CDS encoding universal stress protein translates to MSILAAVDDPENTDVVQRGYELAQAFGEELVVLHVLPETETREEAEEVANNAIRLALDDPENVSVAGALGDPAPRILSEADRRDASYIVLGPHKQTPIGKALMGSVSQLVLLNADCTVAFVAEDEE, encoded by the coding sequence ATGTCAATCCTGGCTGCGGTCGACGATCCGGAGAACACCGATGTCGTACAGCGCGGCTACGAACTCGCGCAGGCGTTCGGCGAGGAGCTGGTGGTGCTCCACGTCCTGCCCGAGACGGAGACCCGGGAGGAGGCGGAAGAAGTGGCGAACAACGCCATCCGACTGGCGCTCGACGACCCCGAGAACGTCTCGGTGGCGGGGGCGCTCGGCGACCCGGCGCCGCGCATCCTCAGTGAGGCCGACAGGCGGGATGCCAGCTACATCGTCCTCGGTCCGCACAAGCAGACGCCCATCGGAAAGGCCCTGATGGGAAGCGTCTCCCAGCTCGTCCTGCTGAACGCCGACTGCACCGTCGCGTTCGTCGCCGAAGACGAGGAGTAG
- a CDS encoding phosphoribosyltransferase — MPPGERFADRTDAGERLAAELVDRGIGADLVLAIPRGGLPLGREVADALDAPLDIVVASKIGAPGNPEYAIGAVSSDGHVWLDDEATARLGVADAYVERERERELEAAREKASRYRGDRDPPDLTGKRVVVVDDGVATGSTAIAALRLVREGGAERVVLAVPVGPPDTVSELDGVADEVVVLRAPASFGAVGAFYDRFDQVTDEEAMTYLDERP, encoded by the coding sequence ATGCCACCTGGTGAGCGTTTCGCCGACCGAACCGACGCGGGGGAGCGGCTGGCGGCCGAACTCGTCGACCGGGGGATCGGCGCGGACCTCGTGCTGGCGATTCCGCGCGGCGGCCTTCCGCTCGGCCGAGAGGTGGCGGACGCCCTCGACGCACCCCTCGACATCGTGGTCGCGTCGAAAATCGGCGCCCCCGGCAACCCGGAGTACGCCATCGGCGCCGTCTCGAGCGACGGGCACGTCTGGCTCGACGACGAAGCAACTGCCCGACTGGGCGTGGCCGACGCGTACGTAGAGCGGGAGCGCGAACGCGAACTCGAGGCGGCCCGCGAGAAGGCGTCGCGCTACCGCGGTGACCGCGATCCACCCGACCTGACCGGAAAACGGGTCGTCGTCGTCGACGACGGCGTCGCCACGGGGTCGACCGCCATCGCCGCCCTCCGTCTCGTCCGCGAGGGTGGCGCCGAGCGGGTCGTCCTGGCCGTCCCCGTCGGCCCGCCGGACACGGTGTCGGAACTCGACGGCGTCGCCGACGAGGTGGTCGTCCTGCGGGCGCCCGCCTCCTTCGGCGCCGTCGGCGCCTTCTACGACCGCTTCGATCAGGTGACCGACGAGGAGGCGATGACGTATCTGGACGAGCGTCCCTGA
- a CDS encoding GNAT family N-acetyltransferase, with protein MQTVTRPFTPDLPSGYVVRRAHETDTPAIARVYGAAYPSATDYPLVEASAVRETFVEDDAMAAFVAETDGRVVGVAAVEYDSFDEGNAQICKLAVHPDHQGRGLGRELLKHRLNVLHADPTFDGLVYSAAVTSHPASQHNLIARGFEPYSVHKHLQEGYFGPDAESEAIMLYTPSIGYAERDVYVPARYRHIVERTLAQASLDLLGRRIRTVNTVTYPTAAQLRMALSHEAGFLWEVTPEGSEPWAETKSELLAAVRDDDEHLMVPIDANARQLVALYEPLERAGFYPAGFIPDWLTREGEQRDAFVFQHPPTEAPTTMHVVEDVKALLDVLGLEYRVVAAHDRYWELEL; from the coding sequence ATGCAGACCGTTACTCGCCCGTTCACGCCGGACCTCCCGTCGGGATACGTGGTCAGACGCGCCCACGAGACGGACACACCGGCCATCGCGCGGGTGTACGGGGCCGCGTACCCGTCGGCGACCGACTACCCGCTGGTCGAGGCGTCGGCCGTCCGGGAGACGTTCGTCGAGGACGACGCCATGGCGGCGTTCGTCGCCGAGACGGACGGCCGGGTCGTCGGCGTCGCCGCCGTCGAGTACGACTCCTTCGACGAGGGGAACGCCCAGATCTGTAAGCTGGCGGTCCACCCCGACCACCAGGGACGGGGGCTGGGTCGCGAGCTCCTGAAACACCGGCTGAACGTCCTGCACGCCGACCCCACGTTCGACGGTCTCGTCTACTCCGCGGCCGTCACCTCGCATCCGGCCTCCCAGCACAACCTGATCGCGCGCGGATTCGAACCGTACTCGGTTCACAAACACTTACAGGAGGGCTACTTCGGGCCGGACGCCGAGAGCGAGGCGATCATGCTCTACACCCCGAGCATCGGCTACGCCGAACGCGACGTGTACGTCCCCGCGCGCTACCGCCACATCGTCGAGCGGACGCTGGCGCAGGCGTCGCTCGACCTGCTGGGGCGCCGGATTCGGACGGTCAACACGGTCACGTACCCCACTGCGGCCCAGCTTCGGATGGCGCTCTCGCACGAAGCCGGCTTCCTCTGGGAGGTGACGCCGGAGGGGAGCGAGCCGTGGGCGGAGACGAAGTCGGAGCTTCTGGCGGCCGTTCGCGACGACGACGAACATCTGATGGTCCCCATCGACGCCAACGCGAGACAGCTCGTCGCGCTGTACGAGCCGCTCGAACGGGCGGGGTTCTACCCCGCTGGCTTCATCCCCGACTGGCTGACTCGCGAGGGTGAGCAACGCGACGCCTTCGTCTTCCAGCATCCGCCGACCGAGGCGCCGACGACTATGCACGTCGTCGAGGACGTGAAGGCGCTGCTGGACGTGTTGGGGCTCGAGTATCGCGTCGTCGCGGCCCACGACCGTTACTGGGAACTCGAACTGTAG